A window from Leifsonia shinshuensis encodes these proteins:
- a CDS encoding ATP-dependent helicase, whose protein sequence is MTASPAGPEALLAGLDAQQRVAAEALFGPVCILAGAGTGKTRAITHRIAYGVASGAYAPNRVMALTFTARAAAELRGRLRQLGAGGVSARTFHSAALAQLNYFWPQVVGGQLPSVLDGKGRILGHAAETLKLKVDTATLRDVAAEIEWRKVSGLGIDQYTAAGRPTPGSLSAEQVAALLQRYEDLKDERKQIDFEDVLLACAGMIESEPAVAMQVREQYRFFVVDEYQDVSPLQHQLLQLWLGTRKDLCVVGDASQTIYSFAGARSEYLLGFEREHPGSTVVRLEQNYRSTPAVIETANRLMRGRSGALTLRPAEVASHGGGDSPEVAVPEPAAFEDDRAEARAVAEQIAAELAAGARPEHIAVLYRVNVQAAALEQALGDRGISYQIRGSKRFFDLPEVRQALMSLRAASLVASDEPLFRTVSDVLRSLGWSVQPPEGRGAVRERWESLNAIMGLVDEQPPGQTLRGFTDELLARQAGQHEPTMSAVTLATLHAAKGLEWPSVYLIGLSEGLVPISYAGTFEQIDEERRLLYVGITRARQRLRLSWSARGNQPGRPSLRQPSRFLAELRPPAARANGAAAAGPPAASAGVTGAARGSRTRGAATTSG, encoded by the coding sequence CGCCCAACCGCGTGATGGCGCTGACGTTCACCGCCCGCGCCGCGGCGGAGCTGCGGGGGAGGCTCCGGCAGCTCGGGGCCGGCGGCGTGTCGGCGCGGACGTTCCACTCGGCCGCGCTCGCCCAGCTCAACTACTTCTGGCCGCAGGTCGTCGGGGGTCAGCTGCCCTCCGTGCTCGACGGGAAGGGCCGCATCCTCGGCCACGCCGCCGAGACGCTCAAACTCAAGGTCGACACGGCGACGCTGCGGGATGTGGCGGCCGAGATCGAGTGGCGCAAGGTCTCCGGCCTCGGAATCGACCAGTACACCGCGGCCGGCCGGCCCACTCCGGGGTCGCTGTCGGCGGAGCAGGTGGCCGCCCTGCTGCAGCGCTACGAGGACCTCAAAGACGAGCGCAAGCAGATCGACTTCGAGGATGTGCTGCTCGCCTGCGCCGGCATGATCGAGAGCGAGCCGGCGGTGGCGATGCAGGTGCGGGAGCAGTACCGCTTCTTCGTCGTGGACGAGTACCAGGACGTCTCCCCGCTGCAGCACCAGCTGCTGCAGCTCTGGCTGGGCACCCGAAAGGACCTCTGCGTGGTCGGCGACGCCAGCCAGACCATCTACTCGTTCGCGGGAGCCCGCAGCGAGTACCTGCTCGGCTTCGAGCGCGAGCATCCCGGGTCGACCGTGGTGCGGCTGGAGCAGAACTACCGTTCGACGCCTGCCGTGATCGAGACCGCCAACCGGCTGATGCGCGGCCGCTCCGGGGCCCTCACGCTGCGGCCCGCGGAGGTGGCGTCGCACGGTGGCGGGGACTCGCCCGAGGTGGCGGTGCCGGAGCCCGCGGCCTTCGAGGACGATCGGGCGGAGGCGCGAGCTGTGGCCGAGCAGATCGCGGCGGAACTCGCGGCCGGCGCGCGTCCGGAGCACATCGCGGTCCTGTACCGCGTGAACGTCCAGGCCGCCGCGCTCGAGCAGGCGCTCGGCGACCGCGGGATCAGCTACCAGATCCGCGGGTCGAAGCGGTTCTTCGACCTGCCCGAGGTGCGCCAGGCGCTCATGTCGCTCCGCGCCGCGAGCCTGGTGGCGTCGGACGAGCCGCTGTTCCGCACGGTCAGCGACGTGCTGCGCTCGCTGGGCTGGTCGGTGCAGCCGCCGGAGGGGCGCGGAGCTGTCCGGGAGCGCTGGGAGTCGCTGAACGCCATCATGGGTCTGGTCGACGAGCAGCCGCCGGGGCAGACGCTGCGCGGCTTCACCGACGAGCTGCTCGCACGCCAGGCCGGCCAGCACGAGCCGACCATGTCGGCGGTCACCCTGGCGACCCTGCACGCGGCGAAGGGCCTGGAGTGGCCGTCCGTCTACCTGATCGGCCTCAGCGAGGGGCTCGTGCCCATCAGCTACGCCGGGACGTTCGAGCAGATCGACGAGGAGCGCCGCCTGCTGTACGTCGGCATCACCCGGGCACGGCAGCGCCTGCGCCTGAGCTGGTCGGCACGGGGCAACCAGCCCGGGCGTCCCTCTCTGCGGCAGCCGTCGCGCTTCCTGGCGGAGCTGCGACCGCCCGCCGCGCGCGCGAACGGCGCTGCGGCAGCAGGCCCGCCGGCCGCCTCGGCCGGCGTCACGGGGGCAGCCCGAGGCAGCCGCACGCGGGGTGCGGCGACCACGTCCGGCTGA
- a CDS encoding TOMM precursor leader peptide-binding protein, which translates to MVLVLDSRIPRVWRTPDSLQFGVDEPVLVLDRVSHAEERMLAGLAAGVTEEGLRVIASRARAAEGAAEDLVRRLAPVLAPTSAAPPTARDPLVVVDGAGPTAVQLQRMLTDAGVEVRSGLAWTDPAVERADVAVIVASYAIEPQRHARWLRRDVPHLPLVFGDGGVVVGPLVRPGDGPCLRCLDLHRTEADAAWPAMAAQLHTRPAPGETPIVAAATAARAAAVLLALLRDGGGPACGEAARLAPGSADWVSRTWSPHPACGCLGLPP; encoded by the coding sequence ATGGTCCTCGTTCTCGACTCCCGCATCCCCCGCGTCTGGCGCACCCCCGACAGCCTCCAGTTCGGCGTCGACGAACCCGTGCTCGTCCTCGACCGGGTGAGTCATGCCGAGGAGCGCATGCTGGCCGGGCTGGCCGCCGGGGTCACCGAGGAGGGGCTCCGGGTGATCGCGTCCCGGGCGCGAGCGGCGGAAGGGGCGGCGGAGGACCTGGTGCGGCGGCTCGCGCCGGTGCTGGCGCCGACCTCTGCGGCGCCGCCGACGGCTCGCGACCCACTGGTTGTGGTCGACGGGGCCGGACCGACGGCCGTGCAGCTCCAGCGGATGCTGACCGACGCCGGTGTGGAGGTGCGCAGCGGGCTGGCGTGGACGGATCCGGCCGTGGAACGCGCCGACGTCGCGGTGATCGTCGCCTCGTACGCGATCGAGCCCCAGCGGCATGCCCGCTGGCTCCGCCGGGACGTGCCGCACCTGCCGCTCGTGTTCGGCGATGGCGGGGTGGTGGTCGGGCCGCTGGTGCGGCCCGGCGACGGCCCGTGCCTGCGCTGCCTCGACCTGCACCGCACGGAGGCCGACGCGGCCTGGCCTGCGATGGCGGCGCAGCTGCACACCCGTCCGGCGCCGGGCGAGACGCCGATCGTCGCGGCGGCGACCGCCGCACGCGCGGCCGCGGTGCTGCTCGCACTCCTGCGCGACGGCGGCGGTCCCGCGTGCGGGGAGGCGGCGCGGCTGGCGCCGGGTTCCGCGGACTGGGTCAGCCGGACGTGGTCGCCGCACCCCGCGTGCGGCTGCCTCGGGCTGCCCCCGTGA